In one window of Microtus pennsylvanicus isolate mMicPen1 chromosome 2, mMicPen1.hap1, whole genome shotgun sequence DNA:
- the C1qtnf6 gene encoding complement C1q tumor necrosis factor-related protein 6 — MGTDSLGSFWAVLLLPLVFGVPTEEPTFGDSVASHLSKGCRRCCDPEEPLSSADPVQGPASPHFPYVLPEVRPYINITILKGDKGDRGPLGTPGKPGKDGPRGDRGSQGVKGDKGQAGSPGSACQVHYSAFSVGRKTALHSSEDFLPLLFDRVFVNTDGHFDMTTGRFTAPLRGLYFFSLNVHSWNYKETYVHIVHNEQAAVILYAQPSERSIMQSQSVMLPLEPGDHVWVRLFKRERENAIYSDDVDTYITFSGHLIKAED; from the exons ATGGGGACAGACAGCCTGGGTTCCTTCTGGGCAGTACTCCTGCTTCCCCTTGTGTTCGGAGTCCCCACAGAGGAGCCCACCTTTGGGGACTCTGTGGCCTCCCATCTCAGCAAAGGCTGCCGACGATGCTGTGACCCTGAGGAACCGCTGTCCTCTGCTGACCCTGTCCAAGGCCCTGCTTCCCCCCACTTCCCCTATGTTCTGCCTGAGGTCAGGCCCTACATCAACATTACTATCCTGAAGG GTGATAAAGGGGACAGAGGTCCTTTAGGAACACCAGGGAAGCCAGGCAAGGATGGTCCCCGAGGGGACCGTGGCTCTCAGGGTGTCAAAGGCGACAAGGGGCAGGCAGGCAGCCCTGGCAGCGCGTGTCAGGTGCACTACTCGGCCTTCTCTGTGGGTCGCAAGACAGCCCTGCATAGCAGCGAGGACTTCCTCCCACTGCTGTTCGACAGGGTCTTTGTGAACACTGACGGCCACTTCGACATGACCACTGGCCGCTTCACAGCCCCCCTGCGCGGCCTCTACTTCTTCAGCCTCAACGTGCACAGCTGGAATTACAAGGAGACCTACGTGCACATCGTCCACAACGAGCAGGCGGCTGTGATCCTCTATGCACAGCCCAGTGAGCGCAGCATCATGCAGAGCCAGAGTGTGATGCTACCGCTGGAGCCCGGTGACCACGTGTGGGTGCGGCTCTTCAAGCGGGAGCGGGAGAACGCCATCTACAGCGACGACGTGGACACCTACATTACCTTCAGTGGCCATCTGATCAAGGCGGAGGACTGA